One segment of Candidatus Nitrospira nitrosa DNA contains the following:
- a CDS encoding copper resistance system multicopper oxidase gives MNDPVISRRLLLKRAAALGLLATTQRFFSACTTTSPLPTTQTGLHASTLRGEVIDLLIGETAFTVDGKTGIAATINGTIPGPLIRLKEGQDITIRVTNQLMEDSSIHWHGVLLPSHMDGVPGVSFRGIQPGETYHYRFVVKQSGTYWYHSHSGGQELQGMYGAMIIDPVEPDPFQYDREYVVMLSEWSHESTEVMMDHLKKSSGYYNFQKRDAREFLADAKRWGLWPTMRNYVMWDEMRMDPTDFADVTGATFTFLMNGLPAAANWTGLFQPGERVRLRFINAAAMTFYDVRIPGLTMTVVQADGQNVQPVSVEEFRFGPAETYDVLIQPTEDRAYTIFAETMDRSGYACGTLATRPGMRGEIPKRRARPLRTMEDMGMVDHGNGHHAPALESSVPTSTHGMMQGKPSANVGGEQHDGQHHSAIPGATPVKHGADHHGTGNQTVAEYSQSRMHEPGRGLEQAVRSVLVYTDLKSLVPYSDQRAPEREIELHLTGHMQRYMWSFDGKTYSDAPEPIRFRYGERVRLTFVNDTMMEHPLHLHGMWMHLENGAGAYLPRKHTVIVKPAERLSVVVSADAPGPWAFHCHLLLHMEAGMFRVVQVDP, from the coding sequence ATGAATGACCCGGTAATATCCAGACGTCTCTTGCTCAAGCGAGCAGCGGCGTTGGGATTGCTTGCCACAACACAGCGGTTTTTTTCTGCTTGCACGACAACGTCTCCGCTTCCGACCACTCAGACCGGCCTGCACGCTTCGACGCTTCGCGGCGAGGTCATTGACCTCCTCATTGGTGAAACAGCCTTTACGGTGGATGGGAAGACCGGCATTGCCGCAACGATCAATGGGACCATCCCTGGCCCGTTGATCCGTTTAAAGGAAGGTCAGGACATCACGATCCGTGTGACGAATCAGTTGATGGAGGATTCGTCGATTCACTGGCACGGAGTCCTCCTGCCCTCGCATATGGATGGAGTTCCTGGGGTGAGCTTCAGGGGCATTCAGCCGGGAGAGACCTATCACTACCGTTTCGTCGTCAAGCAGAGCGGGACCTACTGGTATCACAGCCACTCCGGCGGTCAGGAATTGCAAGGGATGTATGGGGCGATGATCATCGACCCTGTTGAACCGGACCCCTTTCAGTATGACCGGGAGTATGTCGTCATGCTTTCGGAGTGGAGCCATGAGTCCACGGAAGTCATGATGGACCACCTCAAGAAGTCCTCCGGCTATTATAACTTCCAGAAGCGGGATGCTCGGGAGTTTCTCGCCGACGCGAAACGTTGGGGATTGTGGCCGACGATGCGGAATTATGTGATGTGGGACGAGATGCGGATGGATCCCACCGACTTTGCCGATGTGACCGGTGCAACCTTCACGTTCTTGATGAATGGGCTGCCTGCTGCGGCCAATTGGACAGGTCTCTTTCAACCGGGGGAACGGGTGCGGCTGCGCTTTATTAATGCTGCCGCCATGACGTTTTATGACGTTCGCATCCCAGGGTTGACTATGACGGTGGTCCAGGCCGACGGCCAAAATGTGCAACCGGTTTCAGTTGAGGAGTTTCGTTTCGGTCCCGCAGAAACCTACGACGTACTGATTCAGCCAACCGAGGATCGTGCCTATACGATCTTTGCCGAAACCATGGATAGGAGCGGGTACGCTTGTGGAACCCTTGCCACTCGTCCTGGAATGCGAGGAGAAATCCCCAAGCGTCGTGCCCGTCCACTTCGGACCATGGAAGATATGGGAATGGTGGATCACGGTAACGGACATCACGCTCCTGCTCTGGAATCGTCGGTGCCGACTTCGACTCATGGCATGATGCAAGGGAAACCGTCCGCCAATGTGGGGGGTGAACAGCATGACGGACAGCACCATTCAGCAATCCCAGGGGCAACGCCAGTAAAGCATGGGGCCGATCACCACGGGACCGGTAACCAAACGGTGGCCGAGTACTCCCAAAGCCGGATGCATGAACCGGGCAGAGGACTTGAGCAGGCGGTCAGGTCTGTCCTGGTCTACACCGACTTGAAGAGTCTGGTGCCGTATTCAGACCAACGAGCACCGGAGCGAGAGATCGAGTTGCATCTCACCGGCCATATGCAGCGGTACATGTGGTCATTCGATGGAAAGACATACTCTGATGCACCGGAACCAATACGTTTTCGCTACGGTGAGCGAGTGCGACTGACCTTTGTCAACGACACGATGATGGAACATCCGCTTCACTTGCACGGAATGTGGATGCATCTCGAAAACGGTGCAGGCGCCTATCTTCCTCGAAAACATACGGTCATCGTCAAGCCAGCTGAACGGTTGTCCGTCGTTGTCAGCGCCGATGCCCCAGGGCCTTGGGCCTTTCACTGTCATCTCCTCCTGCATATGGAAGCGGGGATGTTCCGCGTTGTTCAGGTGGATCCATAA
- a CDS encoding copper resistance protein B, which produces MGTVAAESEHRHEHGASVSESTMTVKPSQTQDKSQVYGVSQPDWPSPVNDQERRLFTLVDVLEYRPRTGGGGSNSDYRWDLEGWYGGDHHRLWFKSEGQRDTAFKADYDVDFQLLYGRFLWKHYDIQAGARMETQSFRGGNVTRGMGVIGLQGIVPYNYEFESALFIDQRGAVSARLAYTKDFLLTQRLILQGRFETNLAIQRVEEFTTGSGLNNLEFGGRLRYEIRREFAPYVGLSLDRSYGETATLVRRQGGDPSQIRFVVGVRMWF; this is translated from the coding sequence GTGGGAACTGTTGCCGCGGAATCTGAGCACAGACATGAGCATGGGGCTTCTGTTTCCGAGAGTACGATGACGGTCAAGCCGAGCCAGACACAGGACAAGTCTCAGGTGTATGGAGTTTCACAACCGGATTGGCCCAGTCCTGTGAACGACCAGGAACGCCGTCTGTTCACATTGGTGGATGTGCTGGAATATCGCCCCCGCACTGGGGGAGGGGGAAGCAATAGTGATTACCGGTGGGACCTCGAAGGCTGGTACGGCGGCGATCACCACCGACTCTGGTTCAAAAGCGAAGGGCAGCGGGATACCGCGTTCAAGGCCGACTATGATGTGGACTTCCAATTGCTCTATGGTCGATTTCTCTGGAAGCATTACGACATTCAAGCCGGTGCTCGAATGGAAACACAGTCGTTTCGTGGTGGGAATGTGACACGCGGTATGGGGGTGATCGGGCTACAGGGAATCGTGCCCTACAACTACGAGTTCGAATCGGCGCTGTTCATTGATCAGCGTGGTGCTGTTTCGGCGAGATTGGCTTATACGAAAGATTTCTTGCTCACGCAACGGCTGATCCTTCAAGGGCGATTCGAAACCAACCTGGCAATCCAGCGAGTGGAGGAGTTTACGACCGGCTCGGGCCTCAACAATCTTGAATTCGGCGGTCGCCTGCGCTACGAGATCCGCCGGGAGTTTGCTCCGTACGTCGGTCTGTCGCTGGACCGTAGCTACGGGGAAACGGCGACATTGGTGCGTCGGCAGGGCGGAGATCCGAGCCAGATTCGATTCGTGGTCGGTGTGAGGATGTGGTTCTGA
- a CDS encoding MFS transporter encodes MAPPLPSDRPNQQLPGGIWVLGFVSLLMDVSSEMIHSLLPLFMVTVLGTSATAVGFVEGLAESLALMVKIFSGTLSDYLGKRKELAVFGYTLGTVTKPLFALASSLGVVLTARLLDRIGKGIRGAPRDALVADIAPLHLRGAAFGLRQALDTVGAFLGPLLATLLMVLWANDFRAVFWVAVIPGILSVALLVVGVQEPSTRQDRSRVNPIRWENLSRLGPAYWWVVGIGAIFTLARFSEAFLVLRANQVGVPLALTPLVMVAMNLVYAGSAYPFGKLSDRMSHTKLLVIGLMILIGADLVLAMHGHWEVALLGVSLWGLHMGITQGLLATMVADTAPADLRGTAYGLFNLASGLAMFVASVLAGLLWDGLGASVTFYAGAIFSGLAIFGVVLRSAAIRTVSDR; translated from the coding sequence ATGGCTCCTCCTTTGCCGTCAGACCGACCCAACCAACAGCTCCCAGGCGGTATCTGGGTCCTCGGATTCGTCAGCCTCTTGATGGACGTTTCATCGGAGATGATCCACAGCCTCCTTCCGCTGTTCATGGTGACAGTGCTTGGAACTAGTGCCACTGCCGTAGGCTTCGTCGAAGGCTTGGCCGAGTCCCTTGCGTTGATGGTGAAGATTTTTTCCGGCACGCTCAGTGACTATCTTGGAAAAAGAAAGGAACTCGCTGTTTTTGGCTATACCTTGGGAACAGTGACCAAACCACTGTTTGCGCTGGCCTCCAGCCTCGGAGTCGTCCTAACCGCTCGCCTCCTAGATCGAATCGGTAAGGGGATCCGTGGTGCACCACGAGACGCGTTGGTCGCCGATATTGCGCCCCTTCACCTTCGCGGTGCGGCCTTCGGTCTGAGGCAGGCTCTGGATACGGTCGGCGCCTTCCTCGGCCCCCTACTGGCAACCTTGTTGATGGTACTGTGGGCCAATGACTTCCGCGCGGTCTTTTGGGTCGCCGTCATTCCCGGCATCCTGTCGGTGGCGCTATTAGTTGTTGGAGTTCAGGAGCCGTCAACTCGACAGGATCGCAGCCGCGTGAACCCGATCCGATGGGAAAATCTCTCCCGCTTGGGACCTGCCTATTGGTGGGTGGTTGGGATCGGGGCCATCTTCACGCTTGCCCGATTCAGTGAAGCCTTTCTCGTACTTCGTGCCAACCAGGTAGGGGTTCCCCTCGCGCTCACCCCGCTCGTGATGGTTGCGATGAATCTCGTCTATGCCGGTTCAGCCTACCCTTTCGGCAAACTCTCGGACCGCATGAGCCACACAAAATTGCTCGTCATTGGGCTGATGATCTTGATCGGGGCTGACCTGGTGTTGGCCATGCACGGCCATTGGGAAGTCGCGCTCCTGGGTGTGAGCCTGTGGGGACTGCACATGGGCATCACACAAGGTCTACTGGCCACGATGGTGGCCGACACGGCTCCGGCTGATCTACGCGGAACCGCCTATGGATTATTCAACCTGGCAAGCGGACTCGCCATGTTCGTTGCCAGTGTCCTCGCAGGCCTACTGTGGGATGGGCTGGGCGCGTCAGTCACATTCTACGCCGGTGCGATTTTCTCCGGGCTGGCGATATTCGGAGTGGTCCTGCGTTCGGCAGCCATTCGCACCGTCAGCGATCGCTGA
- a CDS encoding efflux RND transporter periplasmic adaptor subunit, with protein sequence MIYSWKSLVPGCAVRLIVLLVVFLSSVSCQPPQDEGQKRPAQATAPETQAGVIELPEGTSMLSQIHTERVGHRSMRMSLKAQGGKILPNENRLAHLGPRVPGRIVAVYSNLGDRVESGQRLLLLDSPAFGEAQLEYRKRRTAMRVAEKAFERAKALSGEGAIGISEYQRREAEHENSRAELYEAEEKLHLLGMAEREIQRLSAEQLPHAEVAQVFLRAPFSGEIIERNATVGEVVDSSKTLFTVADLSTVWVRADFPEQQIGKLKAGLAVEIRVAAYPETIFQGDITYIGAMIDPATRTVTARLQIPNSDRRLRPEMFAEVTVHTQEQSVLAVPRVALQQVGTRTMVFVTRGPRRFEWLEVTLGESSEEYVEVKAGLKEGDEVVTEGSYALKSEALRGQMSMGGPL encoded by the coding sequence ATGATCTATTCCTGGAAGTCTCTCGTGCCAGGATGTGCAGTACGGCTTATCGTCCTTCTTGTGGTCTTCCTCTCGTCTGTGTCGTGCCAACCGCCTCAGGACGAGGGACAGAAACGGCCGGCTCAAGCGACTGCGCCCGAGACTCAAGCCGGTGTGATTGAACTGCCGGAAGGGACTTCAATGCTCTCACAGATTCATACTGAGCGGGTGGGGCACCGTTCCATGCGAATGTCGCTGAAGGCGCAGGGGGGCAAGATTTTGCCCAATGAAAACCGGCTGGCCCATCTGGGCCCGCGAGTGCCGGGACGCATTGTGGCCGTCTATTCTAATCTTGGAGATCGGGTGGAATCCGGTCAGCGGCTGCTATTGCTCGATAGTCCGGCGTTTGGCGAGGCTCAGTTGGAATATCGCAAGCGGCGGACGGCAATGAGGGTGGCGGAGAAGGCTTTTGAACGGGCCAAAGCGCTCTCAGGCGAAGGCGCGATCGGAATCAGCGAATATCAGCGGCGTGAGGCTGAGCATGAAAACTCCAGGGCCGAGCTCTACGAAGCAGAAGAGAAACTTCACTTGCTGGGGATGGCGGAAAGGGAAATCCAGCGCCTGTCTGCCGAACAATTGCCCCATGCCGAGGTGGCCCAGGTGTTTCTGCGGGCTCCCTTCTCCGGTGAAATCATCGAACGGAATGCCACGGTCGGAGAGGTGGTCGATTCGAGTAAAACCCTCTTCACCGTAGCGGATCTTTCCACCGTATGGGTTCGAGCGGACTTCCCGGAACAGCAGATCGGGAAACTGAAAGCCGGCCTTGCTGTGGAAATTCGGGTCGCGGCCTACCCAGAGACGATATTTCAGGGCGACATTACCTATATCGGCGCCATGATCGATCCGGCCACGAGGACGGTGACGGCACGTTTGCAGATTCCTAACTCAGACCGGCGGTTACGTCCGGAAATGTTTGCCGAGGTAACGGTGCACACGCAGGAACAATCGGTCCTTGCCGTACCGCGTGTCGCGTTGCAGCAAGTCGGGACCCGGACCATGGTATTTGTCACAAGAGGCCCACGTCGGTTTGAATGGCTCGAAGTAACACTCGGTGAGTCGTCGGAGGAATACGTCGAGGTCAAGGCCGGACTGAAGGAAGGCGATGAGGTCGTGACGGAAGGCAGTTACGCGCTGAAGTCCGAAGCGCTTCGCGGGCAGATGTCCATGGGAGGTCCGCTGTGA
- a CDS encoding efflux RND transporter permease subunit, which yields MIERLIRTSLEQRVIVLLAAVVVSIGGVVAFRHLPIDAFPDVTPVQVQVITRVPSLAPPEIERLVTFPLEIELINLPGKTDLRSVSRFGISVITVVFEESVDSYFARQLVLERLVQIRAQLPPGADPVLGPVSTGLSEVFMYLVEGPSQSLQELRTLHDWVIRPMLRAVPGLADVDTLGGLSKQYHVLVDPNRLTSLGLTLRQVQAAVTENNQNAGGSYIERGGDKLVVYGQGLARSAEDLERIVVTARQGTPIYLRDVAEIRQGHAVRLGGVTRDGTGEVMQGIAVMLRGGNSRQVVSAVKEKVGVINRLLPDGVTIRSFYDRIELVTRALETVERALLEGAVVVVLVLYLFLRNLRGALVVALTLPLATLTTFLIMQRIGLSANLMSLGGLAISLGMIVDAAIVQVENIERHLSERSNEHTSFATVSERLPLVLRAVLEVRRPSLFGELIIALTFVPLLTLQGIEGKMFIPLAMTVVIVLLSSLALSMTVVPVLAVVFMRPRSVGEAGAVLATGRKLYRQLLEIAIRRTSVIVTGAAMVLVGGVALIPYIGREFVPIMDEGSIVVNLVRLPSIGLTESLKISGQVERLLLELQDVRSVVTRTGANELGTDPMGMELSDMYVLLRPESEWKARSKHEIEQLIRQRLGQVPGIAFGLSQPIAMRVDELVSGVRSQVAVKLFGDDLDILRAKADEIARVLRQVKGISDLRVEQVSGLYYLKLDVDRSKVARHGINVANITEVIEAVGAGIRAGDVYEGQRRFPILVRFPDDRRGDIDSIKALWVTAQDGARIPLRELADIQIVEGPAQISREQASRRVVIEANVVGRDLVGAVEEAQGAVAGRVQLPPGYYVTWGGQFENQQRAMARLAIVVPVVIGLIGLLLFLTFGNLRQAALILLAIPFSMVGGLVALLIGGLYLSVPASVGFIALFGVAVLNGVVKIAYINQLRQQGLSLDEAVVTGMVLRLRPILMTALVAALGLTPLLLASGPGSEIQRPLATVVIGGLMSSTLLTLIVLPVLYRWIEERVEKKTRGVALS from the coding sequence GTGATCGAGCGGCTGATCCGTACCTCGCTGGAACAGCGGGTCATCGTGCTGTTGGCGGCGGTCGTCGTGAGTATCGGTGGAGTGGTTGCGTTCCGTCATCTGCCGATCGATGCGTTTCCTGATGTGACACCGGTCCAAGTCCAAGTCATTACCCGCGTCCCGTCTCTGGCGCCACCAGAAATCGAGCGCCTCGTGACGTTTCCACTTGAGATCGAATTGATTAACTTACCAGGGAAAACAGACCTCCGATCGGTTTCACGGTTCGGGATTTCTGTGATCACGGTGGTGTTTGAGGAGTCGGTCGATAGCTATTTTGCCAGGCAGTTGGTTTTGGAACGGCTGGTTCAGATCCGTGCACAGTTGCCGCCGGGGGCTGACCCCGTCCTCGGGCCTGTGAGTACCGGGCTCAGCGAAGTCTTCATGTACCTCGTGGAGGGGCCATCACAGAGCCTTCAGGAATTACGGACGCTTCATGACTGGGTGATTCGTCCGATGCTGCGGGCTGTGCCAGGGCTGGCGGATGTCGATACCCTGGGTGGACTATCGAAGCAGTACCACGTGCTCGTGGATCCTAATCGCTTGACCAGCTTGGGTCTGACATTGCGACAGGTTCAGGCAGCGGTGACCGAGAATAACCAAAATGCAGGCGGCAGTTACATCGAGCGAGGCGGCGATAAGTTGGTGGTCTATGGCCAGGGGCTGGCACGTTCGGCTGAAGATCTGGAACGCATTGTCGTGACGGCCCGGCAGGGAACGCCGATTTACCTACGGGATGTGGCGGAAATTCGTCAGGGACATGCGGTTCGTTTGGGAGGGGTCACACGAGACGGAACCGGCGAAGTGATGCAAGGTATCGCCGTCATGCTGCGCGGGGGAAATAGTCGACAAGTTGTTTCCGCCGTAAAGGAGAAGGTGGGAGTGATCAATCGGCTGTTGCCGGATGGTGTCACCATCAGGTCGTTCTATGACCGTATTGAACTCGTGACCCGGGCGCTTGAAACGGTCGAGCGGGCTTTGCTGGAGGGTGCCGTTGTTGTGGTTCTCGTGCTCTATCTGTTTCTGCGAAATCTGCGAGGTGCGCTGGTCGTCGCCCTGACCTTACCGCTTGCGACGCTGACCACGTTCTTGATTATGCAACGGATCGGGCTCTCGGCAAATCTGATGTCTTTGGGCGGGTTGGCCATTTCACTGGGGATGATCGTCGACGCCGCGATTGTGCAGGTGGAAAATATCGAACGGCATTTGAGCGAACGTTCCAACGAACACACCTCGTTCGCCACCGTATCGGAACGGCTTCCCCTGGTGCTTCGGGCCGTGCTGGAGGTGCGACGGCCGAGCCTGTTTGGAGAATTGATCATCGCGCTCACCTTCGTTCCCTTGCTCACGCTCCAAGGGATTGAAGGCAAGATGTTTATTCCGCTGGCTATGACGGTGGTCATCGTTCTTCTGAGTTCCCTCGCGCTCTCGATGACGGTCGTACCGGTGTTGGCGGTCGTATTCATGCGGCCGCGATCCGTGGGGGAGGCAGGGGCGGTCTTGGCAACAGGTCGGAAACTGTATCGGCAACTGTTGGAGATAGCCATTCGTCGAACGTCCGTGATTGTGACGGGAGCCGCCATGGTGCTGGTGGGAGGTGTCGCGCTCATACCCTATATCGGACGCGAGTTCGTGCCGATCATGGACGAAGGATCGATTGTGGTGAATTTGGTGCGGCTGCCGAGCATCGGTCTCACCGAATCACTGAAGATTTCTGGGCAGGTCGAGCGGTTGTTGCTGGAGCTTCAGGATGTGCGTTCGGTAGTGACCCGCACCGGCGCCAATGAATTAGGGACGGATCCGATGGGAATGGAGCTCAGCGACATGTATGTCTTGCTCAGGCCGGAATCCGAGTGGAAGGCCCGCAGCAAACATGAAATTGAACAACTGATACGTCAGCGACTGGGACAGGTGCCAGGCATTGCCTTCGGGTTGTCACAGCCGATCGCGATGCGTGTGGACGAACTGGTGTCCGGCGTTCGTTCGCAGGTGGCAGTCAAGCTCTTCGGAGATGACCTCGATATCTTGCGGGCGAAAGCGGATGAGATCGCTCGTGTGCTGCGCCAAGTGAAGGGCATCTCCGATCTTCGCGTCGAACAAGTCTCGGGACTTTACTATTTGAAGCTCGACGTCGATCGATCCAAGGTGGCGCGTCATGGAATCAATGTGGCCAATATCACGGAAGTGATCGAAGCCGTCGGTGCCGGGATCCGTGCCGGAGACGTCTATGAAGGGCAACGGCGATTTCCAATCCTGGTGCGATTTCCAGATGACCGACGAGGCGACATTGACTCAATTAAGGCCCTCTGGGTGACGGCACAGGACGGCGCTCGGATCCCTTTGCGGGAGTTGGCTGATATTCAAATCGTGGAAGGGCCGGCTCAAATCAGCCGTGAACAGGCCAGCCGACGAGTGGTGATCGAGGCAAACGTGGTCGGGAGAGACCTGGTCGGGGCTGTGGAGGAAGCTCAGGGAGCCGTGGCCGGTCGGGTGCAATTGCCGCCTGGTTACTATGTGACTTGGGGAGGACAATTTGAAAATCAGCAACGGGCGATGGCTCGTCTGGCAATTGTGGTTCCGGTGGTCATCGGTCTGATTGGGTTGCTCTTGTTTCTCACATTCGGAAATCTCAGGCAGGCAGCGCTTATTCTCCTGGCGATCCCCTTTTCGATGGTCGGTGGTCTGGTCGCGCTGCTCATCGGGGGACTCTATCTGTCGGTTCCAGCCTCCGTCGGTTTCATCGCGCTGTTCGGCGTCGCGGTGCTCAACGGAGTGGTGAAGATCGCTTACATCAACCAATTGCGACAACAGGGGCTGTCCCTCGATGAGGCGGTTGTGACCGGCATGGTCCTACGGCTTCGTCCGATCTTGATGACGGCACTGGTCGCGGCTTTGGGGCTGACACCGCTGTTGTTGGCAAGTGGGCCTGGCTCGGAAATTCAGCGGCCGCTGGCAACCGTGGTGATCGGCGGATTGATGTCATCGACCCTGTTGACGTTGATCGTGTTGCCGGTGTTGTATCGGTGGATTGAGGAACGTGTCGAGAAGAAAACCCGAGGCGTCGCGCTTTCATGA
- a CDS encoding YnfA family protein, whose protein sequence is MSLPSSIGLFILAGLCEIGGGYLIWLAIRENQHWLYAAAGALVLSLYGIIPTLQPAHFSRVYAAYGGMFIVLSLLWGWGIDGVRPDRYDAVGALLCLVGMIVMMYAPRT, encoded by the coding sequence ATGTCGCTTCCTAGCTCAATCGGGCTTTTTATCCTGGCCGGTTTGTGTGAAATCGGTGGCGGGTATTTGATATGGCTTGCGATCAGGGAAAACCAACATTGGTTGTATGCTGCAGCGGGCGCGTTGGTACTGAGTCTGTATGGAATTATTCCCACCCTGCAGCCGGCTCACTTCAGCCGTGTTTATGCGGCATATGGCGGCATGTTTATCGTGCTGTCCTTACTCTGGGGATGGGGCATCGACGGAGTTCGGCCGGATCGTTATGATGCGGTAGGGGCTCTGCTCTGTTTGGTCGGCATGATCGTCATGATGTACGCTCCTCGGACATGA
- a CDS encoding family 16 glycoside hydrolase, whose amino-acid sequence MSFSLQQLLLFSLLVIAMPASGASGENTTHVWTFDNDPTDTLPAEFQVGTLFDGRPAGEWKVIQTDQAKSSPHVLAQLLRKGAEHAYKTVLMNGTTASDLELHVSLLPIDGKADMGGGLIWRATDDRNYYLTRANPLEQNIRIYRVVKGVRHMLKNFDQIIDVRQWHRLRVITNGCQIRVFFDGKQVFDLCDQTFTTGQIGLWTKSDAVTYFDDLKLQIER is encoded by the coding sequence ATGAGCTTCTCACTCCAACAACTTCTCCTGTTTAGCCTGCTGGTGATAGCCATGCCGGCGAGCGGGGCCTCCGGAGAGAATACAACCCACGTGTGGACCTTCGACAATGATCCCACGGATACACTTCCCGCTGAGTTCCAGGTGGGCACCTTGTTTGATGGGCGGCCTGCCGGAGAATGGAAAGTGATTCAGACCGATCAGGCCAAGAGCTCTCCGCACGTGCTGGCTCAGCTCCTGAGAAAGGGGGCCGAACATGCGTATAAAACGGTGCTCATGAATGGGACCACGGCATCCGACCTCGAGCTTCACGTCTCACTCTTGCCGATCGACGGGAAAGCCGATATGGGAGGCGGCCTCATCTGGCGGGCCACTGACGACCGCAACTACTACCTGACGAGAGCCAATCCGCTGGAGCAGAATATTCGCATCTATCGGGTCGTGAAGGGCGTCCGGCATATGCTGAAGAACTTCGATCAGATCATTGATGTCCGCCAGTGGCATCGTCTTCGCGTGATCACGAATGGATGTCAGATTCGAGTCTTTTTTGACGGGAAGCAGGTATTTGACCTCTGCGATCAGACCTTTACGACCGGCCAGATCGGACTCTGGACCAAATCAGATGCCGTGACCTATTTTGATGATTTGAAGCTCCAGATTGAACGCTGA
- a CDS encoding Do family serine endopeptidase yields the protein MQRSLGSVVQGVACGIFVGLVVPGLGLAGTQQIPPATGHDLQGQVKATANKVIPAVVSIASTVMVRDQSFSDEALPFGLFKEPPARRQYGQGSGVIVTPDGYIVTNNHVVADAVDVEVILADRRQYKGKVVATDPKTDVAVVKIHASNLPTAAWGDSSQLAVGDFVLAIGNPLGLSRTVTFGIVSAVGRADVGVADFEDFIQTDAPINPGNSGGALVNTNGELVGINTAIASPTGGSVGVGFAIPSNMARAAMQSLIKTGRVVRGFLGASTQDVSSPLGKIFRLPDVKGAIVTDVHAKGSAERAGLKRGDVVVRFDGREIMDSGQLRNLVAQAPIGSKHRVDLIRDGKQYQADLVIQEAPRERPKKSQAASSTASTVHPLAGVVFDDVTPPLARQMDLPVSSGVVVTDIEEGSLAEASGLQPGDVVLELNRQHINSFAILQRLAEPIKPTDLALLLVNRQGNVMYVPIQGE from the coding sequence GTGCAAAGAAGCCTAGGAAGTGTCGTGCAGGGTGTGGCCTGCGGAATCTTTGTTGGTCTGGTGGTTCCTGGTTTAGGACTGGCCGGGACGCAACAGATCCCTCCAGCAACCGGTCACGATTTGCAGGGGCAGGTCAAGGCGACCGCCAATAAAGTGATTCCGGCGGTGGTCAGCATTGCGTCCACGGTCATGGTGCGTGATCAGTCGTTCAGCGACGAAGCCTTGCCGTTCGGTCTGTTTAAGGAGCCACCCGCCCGCCGGCAGTACGGGCAAGGGTCCGGTGTGATCGTGACGCCGGATGGCTATATTGTGACCAACAATCATGTCGTGGCTGACGCCGTCGATGTTGAAGTGATTTTAGCGGATCGTCGCCAATACAAGGGGAAGGTGGTGGCGACGGACCCTAAGACCGATGTGGCGGTGGTGAAGATCCATGCGTCGAATCTTCCAACCGCGGCCTGGGGGGATTCGAGCCAACTGGCTGTCGGCGACTTTGTGCTCGCGATCGGGAACCCCTTGGGATTGAGCCGTACCGTCACGTTCGGCATTGTGAGTGCGGTCGGGCGGGCCGATGTTGGCGTGGCGGATTTTGAAGACTTCATCCAGACGGATGCGCCGATCAACCCGGGCAATTCCGGGGGAGCTCTGGTCAATACAAATGGTGAGTTGGTCGGCATCAATACGGCGATCGCCAGCCCCACCGGTGGCAGTGTGGGCGTCGGGTTTGCCATTCCCAGCAACATGGCCCGTGCCGCCATGCAGAGCCTCATCAAGACGGGCCGCGTGGTGCGCGGTTTTCTGGGCGCGTCGACGCAGGATGTCAGCTCCCCTTTAGGAAAGATCTTTCGCCTCCCGGACGTCAAGGGCGCAATCGTGACGGACGTGCATGCCAAGGGATCCGCTGAACGGGCCGGCTTGAAACGCGGCGATGTCGTGGTGCGTTTCGATGGGCGGGAGATTATGGACAGCGGCCAATTACGCAACCTGGTGGCGCAAGCGCCGATCGGGAGTAAACATCGTGTGGATCTCATTCGAGACGGCAAGCAATACCAGGCCGATCTGGTTATTCAGGAAGCGCCGCGTGAACGGCCGAAGAAAAGTCAGGCGGCCTCCTCAACCGCCTCGACCGTGCATCCGTTGGCGGGCGTGGTCTTCGACGATGTGACGCCTCCCTTGGCCCGGCAGATGGATTTGCCGGTGAGCAGCGGCGTGGTTGTGACAGATATTGAAGAAGGCAGTCTTGCCGAAGCCTCCGGTTTGCAACCGGGTGATGTCGTCCTGGAACTAAACCGACAGCACATCAACAGTTTTGCGATTCTCCAACGTCTTGCCGAACCCATCAAGCCAACCGATCTTGCTCTCTTGCTCGTGAATCGCCAGGGGAATGTCATGTACGTTCCGATTCAGGGAGAGTAG